Proteins from a single region of Oreochromis niloticus isolate F11D_XX linkage group LG7, O_niloticus_UMD_NMBU, whole genome shotgun sequence:
- the LOC100712095 gene encoding uncharacterized protein LOC100712095 isoform X2 has translation MSRCLISHVEVKGFIERCMTAVGAKQHHARSLAEVLVEGDHRGHYSHGLNRMDMYVKDIQTGICAKDGEPVVEKESAATALVDGRNLLGPVVGNFCMNLAIKKAKDVGIGWVVAHNSNHYGIAGYYAMQAVKENMIGMSFTNTSPLVVPTRAKECTLGTNPISVAAPAKDGDSFVLDMATSAVALGKVELHERRGDPIPEGWGCDPLGKITTDPKRVLTGGGLVPFGGSEDTGGYKGYGLGMMVEVFCGILAGAQYSKYIRTWKVTDRVANLGQCFVAINPENFAPGFSDRMSDLLSIHRNLDPADLDTPVLAAGDPERMNMKKCEDMGGIPYHINVVKYMNECARKIGVNPLLPCDKIVSG, from the exons ATGAGCAG ATGTTTGATCAGCCATGTGGAGGTCAAAGGCTTCATTGAGAGGTGCATGACAGCAGTCGGTGCCAAGCAGCATCATGCTCGCAGTCTAGCTGAAGTGTTGGTGGAAGGAGACCACAGGGGCCACTACAGCCATGGACTCAACAGGATGG ACATGTATGTGAAGGACATTCAAACTGGCATCTGTGCCAAGGATGGTGAGCCAGTGGTGGAAAAGGAGAGTGCAGCCACGGCACTGGTGGATGGGAGGAATCTCTTAGGCCCAGTGGTGGGAAACTTTTGCATGAATCTGgccataaaaaaggccaaagACGTTGGCATTGGCTGGGTGGTGGCACACA actcCAACCATTATGGTATTGCTGGATATTATGCAATGCAAGCAGTGAAGGAAAACATGATT GGGATGTCATTTACCAACACGTCACCACTGGTGGTTCCCACACGTGCTAAAGAG TGTACTTTGGGCACCAACCCCATCAGTGTGGCGGCTCCTGCTAAGGATGGAGACAGCTTTGTTTTAGACATGGCCACTTCAGCAGTAGCCCTTGGAAAG GTGGAGCTTCATGAGCGGCGTGGAGACCCCATTCCTGAGGGCTGGGGCTGTGACCCTCTGGGAAAAATTACAACAGACCCCAAGAGAGTGCTGACTGGAGGAGGACTGGTGCCTTTTGGTGGCAGTGAAGACACAG GAGGGTACAAAGGCTATGGTCTGGGAATGATGGTGGAGGTGTTCTGTGGCATCTTGGCTGGTGCCCAGTACAGCAAATACATCCGCACTTGGAAAGTAACAGACCGTGTTGCAAACCTG GGTCAGTGTTTTGTGGCAATCAATCCAGAGAACTTTGCTCCCGGGTTCAGTGACAGGATGTCAGATCTGCTGTCCATCCATAGAAACCTGGATCCT GCTGACCTAGACACTCCTGTTTTGGCTGCTGGAGATCCAGAGAGGATGAACATGAAGAAATGTGAGGATATGGGTGGGATCCCTTACCACATCAACGTCGTCAAATACATG AATGAATGCGCAAGGAAAATTGGTGTCAACCCACTGTTGCCATGTGACAAGATCGTCTCGGGTTAA
- the LOC100712095 gene encoding uncharacterized protein LOC100712095 isoform X1, which translates to MSRCLISHVEVKGFIERCMTAVGAKQHHARSLAEVLVEGDHRGHYSHGLNRMDMYVKDIQTGICAKDGEPVVEKESAATALVDGRNLLGPVVGNFCMNLAIKKAKDVGIGWVVAHNSNHYGIAGYYAMQAVKENMIGMSFTNTSPLVVPTRAKECTLGTNPISVAAPAKDGDSFVLDMATSAVALGKVELHERRGDPIPEGWGCDPLGKITTDPKRVLTGGGLVPFGGSEDTGGYKGYGLGMMVEVFCGILAGAQYSKYIRTWKVTDRVANLGQCFVAINPENFAPGFSDRMSDLLSIHRNLDPADLDTPVLAAGDPERMNMKKCEDMGGIPYHINVVKYMHFIFFLQNECARKIGVNPLLPCDKIVSG; encoded by the exons ATGAGCAG ATGTTTGATCAGCCATGTGGAGGTCAAAGGCTTCATTGAGAGGTGCATGACAGCAGTCGGTGCCAAGCAGCATCATGCTCGCAGTCTAGCTGAAGTGTTGGTGGAAGGAGACCACAGGGGCCACTACAGCCATGGACTCAACAGGATGG ACATGTATGTGAAGGACATTCAAACTGGCATCTGTGCCAAGGATGGTGAGCCAGTGGTGGAAAAGGAGAGTGCAGCCACGGCACTGGTGGATGGGAGGAATCTCTTAGGCCCAGTGGTGGGAAACTTTTGCATGAATCTGgccataaaaaaggccaaagACGTTGGCATTGGCTGGGTGGTGGCACACA actcCAACCATTATGGTATTGCTGGATATTATGCAATGCAAGCAGTGAAGGAAAACATGATT GGGATGTCATTTACCAACACGTCACCACTGGTGGTTCCCACACGTGCTAAAGAG TGTACTTTGGGCACCAACCCCATCAGTGTGGCGGCTCCTGCTAAGGATGGAGACAGCTTTGTTTTAGACATGGCCACTTCAGCAGTAGCCCTTGGAAAG GTGGAGCTTCATGAGCGGCGTGGAGACCCCATTCCTGAGGGCTGGGGCTGTGACCCTCTGGGAAAAATTACAACAGACCCCAAGAGAGTGCTGACTGGAGGAGGACTGGTGCCTTTTGGTGGCAGTGAAGACACAG GAGGGTACAAAGGCTATGGTCTGGGAATGATGGTGGAGGTGTTCTGTGGCATCTTGGCTGGTGCCCAGTACAGCAAATACATCCGCACTTGGAAAGTAACAGACCGTGTTGCAAACCTG GGTCAGTGTTTTGTGGCAATCAATCCAGAGAACTTTGCTCCCGGGTTCAGTGACAGGATGTCAGATCTGCTGTCCATCCATAGAAACCTGGATCCT GCTGACCTAGACACTCCTGTTTTGGCTGCTGGAGATCCAGAGAGGATGAACATGAAGAAATGTGAGGATATGGGTGGGATCCCTTACCACATCAACGTCGTCAAATACATG cattttatattttttctgcaGAATGAATGCGCAAGGAAAATTGGTGTCAACCCACTGTTGCCATGTGACAAGATCGTCTCGGGTTAA